The Diadema setosum chromosome 1, eeDiaSeto1, whole genome shotgun sequence genome has a window encoding:
- the LOC140246648 gene encoding uncharacterized protein isoform X3: MDAFDRYAKGMQTEVGQARSQLFEVKEEECQLQAMKEELLGKKRELGDAIEARTRSIHAVRERLPTIASKKLFDDVFSIVDSCYHQQLHILELTEQLTLAKALRRETDCAELIEVGLSPLECGAVTENEPSILVNWYKEMKLLENNRSNDSLVKDKTAYHLKLSSDRISAMATISLSFFSMRKGYCIHLNITEERLRIPSESTSPSGHFTITSDPQLEGLQEKGTAHLAKGEMAAHFVSQVLWPLMEEQMIS, translated from the exons ATGGATGCGTTTGATAGATACGCTAAAGGGATGCAAACTGAGGTTGGCCAAGCCAGATCACAACTGTTTGAG GTCAAGGAGGAAGAATGCCAACTCCAAGCAATGAAGGAGGAATTGCTGGGTAAGAAGAGAGAGCTTGGTGATGCTATTGAAGCCAGGACAAGGAGCATTCATGCTGTTAGGGAAAGGCTGCCTACTATTGCTTCCAAgaaatt GTTTGATGATGTTTTTTCAATTGTGGACAGCTGCTATCACCAGCAGTTACACATTTTGGAACTAACAGAACAACTTACATTGGCCAAGGCACTGCGCAGAGAAACGGATTGTGCTGAGTTAATTGAAG TAGGTCTCAGTCCTCTGGAATGTGGAGCTGTAACAGAAAATGAACCCAGTATTCTTGTCAACTGGTACAAGGAGATGAAACTACTGGAGAACAACAGAAGTAATG ACAGTCTAGTGAAGGACAAGACAGCGTACCACTTGAAGCTTTCTTCAGACAGAATAAGTGCCATGGCAACAATTTCCCTGTCATTTTTCTCCATGCGCAAAGGCTATTGCATTCACCTCAACATCACAGAAGAAAG ACTACGCATACCATCAGAGAGTACATCACCGAGTGGACACTTTACCATCACGTCGGACCCTCAGCTGGAAGGACTGCAAGAAAAGGGAACAGCACACCTTGCTAAGGGAGAGATGGCTGCTCACTTTGTGTCTCAAGTTTTGTGGCCGTTGATGGAAGAACAGATGATCTCATAG
- the LOC140246648 gene encoding uncharacterized protein isoform X4 has translation MDAFDRYAKGMQTEVGQARSQLFEVKEEECQLQAMKEELLGKKRELGDAIEARTRSIHAVRERLPTIASKKLFDDVFSIVDSCYHQQLHILELTEQLTLAKALRRETDCAELIEGLSPLECGAVTENEPSILVNWYKEMKLLENNRSNDSLVKDKTAYHLKLSSDRISAMATISLSFFSMRKGYCIHLNITEERLRIPSESTSPSGHFTITSDPQLEGLQEKGTAHLAKGEMAAHFVSQVLWPLMEEQMIS, from the exons ATGGATGCGTTTGATAGATACGCTAAAGGGATGCAAACTGAGGTTGGCCAAGCCAGATCACAACTGTTTGAG GTCAAGGAGGAAGAATGCCAACTCCAAGCAATGAAGGAGGAATTGCTGGGTAAGAAGAGAGAGCTTGGTGATGCTATTGAAGCCAGGACAAGGAGCATTCATGCTGTTAGGGAAAGGCTGCCTACTATTGCTTCCAAgaaatt GTTTGATGATGTTTTTTCAATTGTGGACAGCTGCTATCACCAGCAGTTACACATTTTGGAACTAACAGAACAACTTACATTGGCCAAGGCACTGCGCAGAGAAACGGATTGTGCTGAGTTAATTGAAG GTCTCAGTCCTCTGGAATGTGGAGCTGTAACAGAAAATGAACCCAGTATTCTTGTCAACTGGTACAAGGAGATGAAACTACTGGAGAACAACAGAAGTAATG ACAGTCTAGTGAAGGACAAGACAGCGTACCACTTGAAGCTTTCTTCAGACAGAATAAGTGCCATGGCAACAATTTCCCTGTCATTTTTCTCCATGCGCAAAGGCTATTGCATTCACCTCAACATCACAGAAGAAAG ACTACGCATACCATCAGAGAGTACATCACCGAGTGGACACTTTACCATCACGTCGGACCCTCAGCTGGAAGGACTGCAAGAAAAGGGAACAGCACACCTTGCTAAGGGAGAGATGGCTGCTCACTTTGTGTCTCAAGTTTTGTGGCCGTTGATGGAAGAACAGATGATCTCATAG
- the LOC140246648 gene encoding uncharacterized protein isoform X1 — MDAFDRYAKGMQTEVGQARSQLFEVKEEECQLQAMKEELLGKKRELGDAIEARTRSIHAVRERLPTIASKKLFDDVFSIVDSCYHQQLHILELTEQLTLAKALRRETDCAELIEVGLSPLECGAVTENEPSILVNWYKEMKLLENNRSNADSLVKDKTAYHLKLSSDRISAMATISLSFFSMRKGYCIHLNITEERLRIPSESTSPSGHFTITSDPQLEGLQEKGTAHLAKGEMAAHFVSQVLWPLMEEQMIS, encoded by the exons ATGGATGCGTTTGATAGATACGCTAAAGGGATGCAAACTGAGGTTGGCCAAGCCAGATCACAACTGTTTGAG GTCAAGGAGGAAGAATGCCAACTCCAAGCAATGAAGGAGGAATTGCTGGGTAAGAAGAGAGAGCTTGGTGATGCTATTGAAGCCAGGACAAGGAGCATTCATGCTGTTAGGGAAAGGCTGCCTACTATTGCTTCCAAgaaatt GTTTGATGATGTTTTTTCAATTGTGGACAGCTGCTATCACCAGCAGTTACACATTTTGGAACTAACAGAACAACTTACATTGGCCAAGGCACTGCGCAGAGAAACGGATTGTGCTGAGTTAATTGAAG TAGGTCTCAGTCCTCTGGAATGTGGAGCTGTAACAGAAAATGAACCCAGTATTCTTGTCAACTGGTACAAGGAGATGAAACTACTGGAGAACAACAGAAGTAATG CAGACAGTCTAGTGAAGGACAAGACAGCGTACCACTTGAAGCTTTCTTCAGACAGAATAAGTGCCATGGCAACAATTTCCCTGTCATTTTTCTCCATGCGCAAAGGCTATTGCATTCACCTCAACATCACAGAAGAAAG ACTACGCATACCATCAGAGAGTACATCACCGAGTGGACACTTTACCATCACGTCGGACCCTCAGCTGGAAGGACTGCAAGAAAAGGGAACAGCACACCTTGCTAAGGGAGAGATGGCTGCTCACTTTGTGTCTCAAGTTTTGTGGCCGTTGATGGAAGAACAGATGATCTCATAG
- the LOC140246648 gene encoding uncharacterized protein isoform X2 yields MDAFDRYAKGMQTEVGQARSQLFEVKEEECQLQAMKEELLGKKRELGDAIEARTRSIHAVRERLPTIASKKLFDDVFSIVDSCYHQQLHILELTEQLTLAKALRRETDCAELIEGLSPLECGAVTENEPSILVNWYKEMKLLENNRSNADSLVKDKTAYHLKLSSDRISAMATISLSFFSMRKGYCIHLNITEERLRIPSESTSPSGHFTITSDPQLEGLQEKGTAHLAKGEMAAHFVSQVLWPLMEEQMIS; encoded by the exons ATGGATGCGTTTGATAGATACGCTAAAGGGATGCAAACTGAGGTTGGCCAAGCCAGATCACAACTGTTTGAG GTCAAGGAGGAAGAATGCCAACTCCAAGCAATGAAGGAGGAATTGCTGGGTAAGAAGAGAGAGCTTGGTGATGCTATTGAAGCCAGGACAAGGAGCATTCATGCTGTTAGGGAAAGGCTGCCTACTATTGCTTCCAAgaaatt GTTTGATGATGTTTTTTCAATTGTGGACAGCTGCTATCACCAGCAGTTACACATTTTGGAACTAACAGAACAACTTACATTGGCCAAGGCACTGCGCAGAGAAACGGATTGTGCTGAGTTAATTGAAG GTCTCAGTCCTCTGGAATGTGGAGCTGTAACAGAAAATGAACCCAGTATTCTTGTCAACTGGTACAAGGAGATGAAACTACTGGAGAACAACAGAAGTAATG CAGACAGTCTAGTGAAGGACAAGACAGCGTACCACTTGAAGCTTTCTTCAGACAGAATAAGTGCCATGGCAACAATTTCCCTGTCATTTTTCTCCATGCGCAAAGGCTATTGCATTCACCTCAACATCACAGAAGAAAG ACTACGCATACCATCAGAGAGTACATCACCGAGTGGACACTTTACCATCACGTCGGACCCTCAGCTGGAAGGACTGCAAGAAAAGGGAACAGCACACCTTGCTAAGGGAGAGATGGCTGCTCACTTTGTGTCTCAAGTTTTGTGGCCGTTGATGGAAGAACAGATGATCTCATAG
- the LOC140246648 gene encoding uncharacterized protein isoform X5 gives MGGIIDITVKEEECQLQAMKEELLGKKRELGDAIEARTRSIHAVRERLPTIASKKLFDDVFSIVDSCYHQQLHILELTEQLTLAKALRRETDCAELIEVGLSPLECGAVTENEPSILVNWYKEMKLLENNRSNADSLVKDKTAYHLKLSSDRISAMATISLSFFSMRKGYCIHLNITEERLRIPSESTSPSGHFTITSDPQLEGLQEKGTAHLAKGEMAAHFVSQVLWPLMEEQMIS, from the exons ATGGGTGGGATCATTGACATAACA GTCAAGGAGGAAGAATGCCAACTCCAAGCAATGAAGGAGGAATTGCTGGGTAAGAAGAGAGAGCTTGGTGATGCTATTGAAGCCAGGACAAGGAGCATTCATGCTGTTAGGGAAAGGCTGCCTACTATTGCTTCCAAgaaatt GTTTGATGATGTTTTTTCAATTGTGGACAGCTGCTATCACCAGCAGTTACACATTTTGGAACTAACAGAACAACTTACATTGGCCAAGGCACTGCGCAGAGAAACGGATTGTGCTGAGTTAATTGAAG TAGGTCTCAGTCCTCTGGAATGTGGAGCTGTAACAGAAAATGAACCCAGTATTCTTGTCAACTGGTACAAGGAGATGAAACTACTGGAGAACAACAGAAGTAATG CAGACAGTCTAGTGAAGGACAAGACAGCGTACCACTTGAAGCTTTCTTCAGACAGAATAAGTGCCATGGCAACAATTTCCCTGTCATTTTTCTCCATGCGCAAAGGCTATTGCATTCACCTCAACATCACAGAAGAAAG ACTACGCATACCATCAGAGAGTACATCACCGAGTGGACACTTTACCATCACGTCGGACCCTCAGCTGGAAGGACTGCAAGAAAAGGGAACAGCACACCTTGCTAAGGGAGAGATGGCTGCTCACTTTGTGTCTCAAGTTTTGTGGCCGTTGATGGAAGAACAGATGATCTCATAG